The proteins below come from a single Alnus glutinosa chromosome 9, dhAlnGlut1.1, whole genome shotgun sequence genomic window:
- the LOC133877762 gene encoding protein transport protein Sec61 subunit beta has protein sequence MVRGSSQSQSSSSATSRPGVMAPPRGSAAATAGMRRRRIGGTSGSTGSGAISGGSGAGGNMLRFYTDDAPGLKITPTVVLVMSVCFIGFVTALHVFGKLYRRSGDGA, from the coding sequence ATGGTGAGAGGCTCATCTCAGTCCCAGTCCTCGTCCTCGGCCACCTCCAGACCCGGCGTTATGGCTCCTCCGCGCGGCTCCGCGGCTGCGACGGCTGGTATGCGCCGCCGTAGAATCGGCGGCACGTCCGGCTCCACCGGCTCTGGCGCGATCAGCGGCGGCTCCGGTGCCGGTGGAAACATGCTGAGGTTTTACACAGACGACGCCCCGGGATTGAAGATCACACCGACTGTCGTGCTTGTCATGAGCGTCTGCTTCATCGGCTTCGTCACCGCGCTCCACGTCTTCGGCAAGCTCTATCGCCGATCCGGCGATGGAGCTTAG
- the LOC133877499 gene encoding MLO-like protein 6, with protein MAGAGGGRSLEQTPTWAVAVVCFVLVVISIFIEHIIHLIGKWLKKKHKRALYEALEKIKSELMLLGFISLLLTVGQGPISNICVSERVGASWHPCSKEKEIELEEDDSESNRRKLLMVSDSGATFRRFLASASSNSTDQCVAKGQVPLVSNEGIHQLHIFIFVLAIFHVLYCVITLALGRAKMRRWKHWETETRTAEYQFSHDPERFRFARDTSFGRRHLSFWAKTPALMWIVCFFRQFVRSVPKVDYLTLRHGFIMAHLAPQSHQRFNFQKYIKRSLEEDFKVVVGISPPIWFFAVVFLLFNTHGWKSYLWLPFIPLIIILLVGTKLQVIVTKMALRIQERGEVVQGLIQVQPDDDLFWFNRPRLILYLINFVLFQNAFQLAFFAWAWYEFGLKSCFHEHTEDIVIRISMGVLIQILCSYVTLPLYALVTQMGSSMKPTIFNERVAAALRNWHHTARKHIKQNKGGSVTATPMSSRPATPSHHLSPVHLLRHYRSEAADSIHTSPRKTNFDVEHWETESPSPSHHNPVGEGSSSYHNRQMDQSYIEYDVKELTSSQVAPLPQPDRTDHQIDIGPPKDFSFDKRTSS; from the exons ATGGCAGGGGCAGGTGGAGGGAGATCTTTGGAACAAACACCGACATGGGCTGTCGCCGTCgtctgttttgttttggttgtaatATCCATATTCATCGAGCACATCATCCATCTTATAGGAAAG TGGTTGAAGAAGAAACACAAAAGAGCTTTATATGAGGCACTAGAAAAGATCAAATCAG AGCTTATGCTATTGGGATTTATCTCGTTGCTTCTGACGGTAGGACAAGGGCCAATATCAAATATATGCGTATCGGAGAGAGTTGGAGCGTCGTGGCATCCATGCAGCAAGGAAAAAGAAATCGAACTGGAGGAGGACGATTCTGAAAGCAATCGCCGGAAGCTACTGATGGTGTCGGACTCTGGGGCAACTTTCCGCCGCTTTTTGGCGTCGGCTTCGTCGAATTCTACAGATCAATGTGTAGCCAAG GGTCAAGTCCCATTGGTATCAAATGAAGGTATTCATCAACTACACATTTTTATCTTCGTGTTGGCTATTTTTCACGTCCTTTACTGCGTCATCACCCTCGCTTTGGGCAGAGCCAag ATGAGACGTTGGAAGCATTGGGAAACCGAGACAAGAACAGCTGAGTACCAGTTCTCCCacg ATCCAGAACGATTCAGGTTTGCTAGGGACACTTCTTTTGGGAGAAGGCACTTAAGCTTCTGGGCCAAAACGCCTGCCCTCATGTGGATA gtTTGTTTCTTCAGGCAGTTCGTTAGATCGGTTCCTAAAGTTGATTACTTGACTTTGCGACATGGATTTATCATG GCACATTTGGCACCTCAAAGTCATCAAAGATTTAACttccaaaaatatataaagagaTCATTGGAGGAGGATTTCAAAGTCGTTGTGGGGATCAG CCCACCGATCTGGTTCTTCGCGGTGGTATTCTTACTCTTTAACACTCACG GCTGGAAATCTTATCTATGGCTACCATTTATCCCATTGATT ATCATCCTATTGGTGGGGACGAAACTACAGGTGATCGTAACAAAAATGGCATTGAGAATCCAAGAGAGAGGAGAGGTTGTGCAGGGGTTGATACAAGTGCAGCCGGATGACGACCTCTTCTGGTTCAACCGTCCTCGCCTCATTCTCTACCTCATTAACTTTGTTCTCTTTCAG AATGCCTTTCAGCTTGCTTTCTTTGCATGGGCTTGG TATGAATTCgggttgaaatcttgtttccaCGAGCATACTGAGGATATCGTCATTAGAATCTCAATGGG GGTCCTCATACAAATTCTGTGCAGCTACGTGACTCTCCCACTCTATGCCCTTGTAACACAG ATGGGTTCAAGCATGAAACCGACCATATTCAACGAAAGAGTGGCAGCGGCTCTACGCAATTGGCACCACACGGCTAGGAAGCACATAAAACAGAACAAGGGTGGCTCGGTGACGGCAACCCCCATGTCTAGTAGACCTGCCACCCCATCCCACCACTTGTCACCAGTTCATCTCCTCCGCCACTATCGGAGCGAAGCCGCAGACAGCATTCATACATCACCGAGAAAAACCAATTTTGATGTTGAGCATTGGGAAACCGAATCACCCTCCCCCTCACACCACAACCCGGTCGGCGAGGGTTCGTCCTCTTATCACAACCGCCAAATGGACCAAAGTTATATAGAGTATGATGTAAAAGAGCTGACCTCAAGTCAAGTGGCTCCACTTCCACAGCCTGACCGCACGGACCACCAAATCGATATCGGGCCTCCAAAAGACTTTTCATTTGATAAAAGAACAAGTtcgtga